The Suncus etruscus isolate mSunEtr1 chromosome 14, mSunEtr1.pri.cur, whole genome shotgun sequence genome contains a region encoding:
- the LOC126028071 gene encoding kallikrein-12-like — MAPNANPTPSPGRWGCSRVPTCAVGVSSSTAGGCSLQPTAPAGPYPDRLQCLNLSIVSRETCQAVFPGRITENMVCAGGVAGADACQGDSGGPLVCNGVLQGLVSWGSVGPCGQQGIPGVYTNICKYGDWIQTVMKNN, encoded by the exons ATGGCACCGAATGCCAACCCCACTCCCAGCCCTGGCAGGTGGGGCTGTTCGAGGGTGCCAACCTGCGCTGTGGGGGTGTCCTCATCGACCGCAGGTGGGTGCTCACTGCAGCCCACTGCACCGGCAG GCCCATACCCGGACCGACTCCAGTGCCTCAACTTATCCATCGTCTCCAGAGAAACCTGCCAAGCTGTGTTTCCTGGGAGAATCACTGAGAACATGGTGTGTGCAGGAGGCGTTGCAGGGGCTGATGCCTGCCAG GGAGACTCCGGGGGCCCCTTGGTCTGCAATGGCGTCCTTCAAGGTCTGGTGTCCTGGGGCTCCGTGGGGCCCTGTGGGCAGCAAGGAATTCCTGGAGTCTACACCAATATTTGCAAGTACGGGGACTGGATCCAGACGGTCATGAAGAACAACTGA